The Frondihabitans australicus genome includes a region encoding these proteins:
- a CDS encoding hemolysin family protein yields the protein MNEWILLAIGLVLTVGTGFFVASEFSLVNLDRADLEARQERGEKRLGVTIGALKVTSTHLSSAQLGITLTTLLTGFTMEPAIATLLEDPFRSFGGDLAVVDVVAPILSIVIATLLSMIIGELVPKNFALALPLATARLVMPFQVGFTAVFRPAVALLNGTANVVLRSIGIEPKEELSGARTAEELSSLVRRSAFEGSLDLDTATLLARTLVFSDHTASDVMTPRPRVTSVARTDPASAVLEAARRTGYSRFPVTDDDIDDIVGLVHVKQAVSVPRKKRDQVPVSALQTDAIRVPETMKLDSLLGEVRGKGYQMAVVVDEYGGTAGVVTLEDLIEELVGEVSDEHDRTRVDVVRSRGWLTFPGLLRPDELWERANVRVPDDGPYETVGGYLMAMLGRLPVVGDVVSTDEGEFRVERLEGRRIDRVRFTPRADLESGPVPSADAQGAGAGEVRS from the coding sequence ATGAACGAGTGGATCCTGCTCGCCATCGGTCTCGTGCTCACCGTCGGCACCGGCTTCTTCGTCGCCAGCGAGTTCTCGCTCGTGAACCTCGACCGCGCCGACCTCGAGGCCCGGCAGGAGCGCGGCGAGAAGCGCCTCGGCGTCACGATCGGCGCCCTCAAGGTCACCTCGACCCACCTCTCGAGCGCGCAGCTGGGCATCACGCTGACGACCCTGCTCACCGGTTTCACGATGGAGCCGGCGATCGCGACCCTCCTCGAGGACCCGTTCCGCTCGTTCGGCGGCGATCTCGCGGTGGTCGACGTGGTCGCGCCGATCCTGTCGATCGTCATCGCGACGCTTCTCTCGATGATCATCGGCGAGCTCGTGCCGAAGAACTTCGCGCTCGCCCTGCCGCTCGCGACCGCGCGGCTCGTCATGCCGTTCCAGGTGGGGTTCACCGCGGTGTTCCGCCCGGCCGTCGCCCTGCTGAACGGCACGGCGAACGTCGTGCTGCGCTCCATCGGCATCGAGCCCAAGGAGGAGCTGTCGGGTGCTCGCACCGCCGAAGAGCTGTCGTCGCTCGTGCGCCGCAGCGCCTTCGAGGGCAGCCTCGACCTCGACACGGCGACGCTGCTCGCCCGCACCCTCGTCTTCAGCGACCACACCGCCTCCGACGTCATGACACCGCGGCCGCGGGTGACGAGCGTCGCCCGCACCGACCCGGCGTCCGCCGTCCTCGAGGCGGCGCGTCGCACGGGCTACTCCCGGTTCCCGGTCACCGACGACGACATCGACGACATCGTCGGCCTCGTCCATGTGAAGCAGGCCGTGTCGGTGCCGCGGAAGAAGCGCGACCAGGTGCCGGTGTCGGCGCTGCAGACCGACGCGATCCGGGTGCCCGAGACGATGAAGCTCGACTCGCTCCTCGGCGAGGTGCGCGGCAAGGGCTACCAGATGGCCGTCGTCGTCGACGAGTACGGCGGCACGGCAGGCGTGGTCACGCTCGAAGACCTCATCGAGGAGCTCGTCGGCGAGGTGTCGGACGAACACGACCGCACGCGCGTCGACGTGGTGAGGTCGCGTGGCTGGCTGACGTTCCCCGGGCTCCTGCGACCCGACGAGCTCTGGGAGCGCGCGAACGTGCGCGTGCCCGACGACGGTCCGTATGAGACCGTGGGCGGCTACCTCATGGCGATGCTCGGCCGTCTGCCGGTCGTCGGCGACGTCGTGTCGACCGACGAGGGCGAGTTCCGCGTCGAGCGGCTCGAGGGGCGGCGCATCGACCGGGTGCGGTTCACTCCGCGCGCCGATCTCGAGAGCGGCCCGGTGCCGTCGGCCGACGCCCAGGGCGCAGGAGCCGGGGAGGTCCGCTCGTGA
- a CDS encoding hemolysin family protein — MSDWLGIIWLIVLLLGNAFFVGAEFAVISARRSSIEPKAESGNRSAQTTLYAMEHATLMLATSQLGITVCSLLILNVSEPAIHHLLEGPLHLTGLTDGLVDTVGFIITLVVVSFLHVVFGEMVPKNLSFSVPDRAALLLAPPLVFVARIFRVVIVTLNWLTNAVVKAFGVTPKNEATSAFTVEEVQTIVAQSQREGVLLDTTGTLRAAFEFTEKTVADVALTMDSLVTLPDSATPADVEKAVARKGFSRYVLVDGRGEPTGYLHLKDVIDLDEAEFREPVPPKRIRQLISIFEGTELEDALATMRRAGVHVARSFDATGATRGVLFLEDILEELIGEVQDATRRA; from the coding sequence GTGAGCGACTGGCTCGGCATCATCTGGCTGATCGTCCTCCTGCTCGGCAACGCCTTCTTCGTGGGTGCCGAGTTCGCCGTCATCTCCGCGCGCCGCTCGTCGATCGAGCCGAAGGCGGAGTCCGGCAACCGCTCGGCGCAGACGACCCTTTACGCGATGGAGCACGCGACGCTCATGCTGGCGACGAGCCAGCTCGGCATCACCGTGTGCTCGCTGCTGATCCTCAACGTCTCCGAGCCGGCGATCCACCACCTGCTGGAGGGCCCGCTGCACCTCACCGGTCTCACGGACGGACTCGTCGACACCGTCGGCTTCATCATCACGCTGGTCGTGGTGTCGTTCCTCCACGTCGTGTTCGGCGAGATGGTGCCGAAGAACCTCTCCTTCTCGGTGCCCGACCGCGCGGCGCTTCTCCTCGCGCCGCCGCTGGTGTTCGTTGCGCGCATCTTCCGCGTCGTCATCGTGACGCTCAACTGGCTGACGAACGCGGTGGTCAAGGCGTTCGGCGTCACGCCAAAGAACGAGGCGACGAGCGCGTTCACGGTCGAGGAGGTGCAGACGATCGTCGCGCAGTCGCAGCGCGAGGGCGTCCTCCTGGACACGACGGGCACCCTGCGGGCCGCGTTCGAGTTCACCGAGAAGACCGTGGCCGACGTCGCGCTGACGATGGACTCGCTGGTGACGCTGCCCGACTCGGCCACGCCCGCCGACGTCGAGAAGGCCGTCGCCCGCAAGGGGTTCTCGCGGTACGTGCTCGTCGACGGGCGAGGAGAGCCGACCGGCTACCTGCACCTGAAGGACGTCATCGACCTCGACGAGGCGGAGTTCCGCGAGCCGGTGCCGCCGAAGCGGATCCGACAGCTCATCTCGATCTTCGAGGGGACCGAGCTGGAGGACGCCCTGGCGACGATGCGTCGCGCGGGCGTGCACGTGGCGCGGTCGTTCGACGCGACCGGCGCCACGCGCGGCGTGCTCTTCCTCGAGGACATCCTCGAGGAGCTCATCGGCGAGGTCCAGGACGCCACCCGCCGCGCCTAG
- a CDS encoding NADH:flavin oxidoreductase/NADH oxidase: MTSALFAPITLRGTEFRNRLWVPAMCQYSVEKRDGVPTTWHLVHLGSFARGGAGAIITEATAVVPEGRISPNDLGIWNDEQRDAYRPIVDFVHAEGSKIGVQLAHAGRKASTARTWDPQVGTLSEAEHGWPVVGPSPIAFDGLDTPRELTAAEVEGVVQAFVDAAVRSQQAGFDFVELHAAHGYLMHQFLSPLSNERTDQYGGSLENRARIVIDAVKGIRAATGEGFPIVVRFSATDWVDGGWDEASTAQVAAWAQDAGADLFDISSGGIAAKAEIPVGLGYQVPLAATVKRDGDVETGAVGLIIGAQQAEEIVATGESDVVFVGREFLRDPHFALRAAFELGVDLPYYPQQYHRAPFHS, from the coding sequence ATGACGTCTGCCCTCTTCGCCCCCATCACCCTGCGCGGCACCGAGTTCCGCAACCGCCTCTGGGTTCCGGCCATGTGCCAGTACTCCGTCGAGAAGCGCGACGGCGTGCCCACCACGTGGCACCTGGTGCATCTCGGCTCGTTCGCCCGGGGCGGCGCCGGAGCCATCATCACCGAGGCGACCGCCGTCGTGCCGGAGGGCCGCATCTCGCCGAACGACCTGGGGATCTGGAACGACGAGCAGCGCGACGCGTACCGCCCGATCGTCGACTTCGTGCACGCCGAGGGATCGAAGATCGGCGTCCAGCTGGCGCACGCCGGCCGCAAGGCGTCGACCGCCCGCACCTGGGACCCTCAGGTCGGCACGCTCTCGGAGGCCGAGCACGGCTGGCCCGTCGTCGGCCCGTCGCCGATCGCGTTCGACGGCCTCGACACGCCTCGCGAGCTCACGGCCGCCGAGGTGGAGGGCGTCGTCCAGGCGTTCGTCGACGCTGCCGTCCGCTCGCAGCAGGCCGGCTTCGACTTCGTCGAGCTGCACGCCGCCCACGGCTACCTCATGCACCAGTTCCTGTCACCGCTCAGCAACGAGCGCACCGACCAGTACGGCGGGTCGCTCGAGAACCGCGCCCGCATCGTGATCGACGCCGTGAAGGGCATCCGCGCCGCCACCGGCGAGGGCTTCCCGATCGTCGTCCGCTTCTCGGCGACCGACTGGGTCGACGGCGGCTGGGACGAGGCGTCGACCGCGCAGGTCGCGGCCTGGGCGCAGGATGCGGGTGCCGACCTCTTCGACATCTCCTCCGGCGGCATCGCGGCGAAGGCCGAGATCCCCGTGGGCCTCGGCTACCAGGTGCCGCTCGCCGCGACCGTGAAGCGCGACGGCGACGTCGAGACCGGCGCCGTGGGGCTCATCATCGGGGCGCAGCAGGCCGAGGAGATCGTGGCGACGGGCGAGTCAGACGTCGTGTTCGTCGGCCGCGAGTTCCTCCGCGACCCGCACTTCGCCCTGCGAGCCGCCTTCGAGCTCGGCGTCGACCTGCCGTACTACCCGCAGCAATACCACCGCGCCCCCTTCCACTCGTGA
- a CDS encoding HAD family hydrolase, translating to MTSNPVAPLSLPGKTVVFDYGEVISRTPADSVRDRLLALAGATDIDAFWASYGRHRHALDGGSLSVVDYWRTLASENGLDLSITRIHELWAIDFPAWIDPEPGTVDVIAALHEGGTPLAILSNAGFDYASPLRFSPVGSLFDHVYVSAEMYDLKPNASIYRTVLDELGIEPSAMVFIDNKAENIEGAQELGITGHVFTSPAGLESFLRGLAAPAPSV from the coding sequence ATGACCTCGAACCCCGTCGCACCGCTGTCGCTGCCCGGCAAGACCGTCGTCTTCGACTACGGCGAGGTGATCAGCCGGACGCCGGCCGACTCGGTTCGCGACCGTCTCCTCGCCCTGGCGGGCGCGACCGACATCGACGCGTTCTGGGCGAGCTACGGCCGCCACCGCCACGCCCTCGACGGCGGATCCCTGTCGGTCGTCGACTACTGGCGCACCCTCGCCTCCGAGAACGGCCTCGACCTGTCCATCACCCGCATCCACGAGCTCTGGGCGATCGACTTCCCCGCCTGGATCGACCCCGAGCCCGGCACGGTCGACGTCATCGCGGCCCTGCACGAGGGCGGCACGCCTCTCGCGATCCTGTCGAACGCCGGCTTCGACTACGCCTCGCCGCTCCGGTTCTCCCCCGTCGGCTCGCTCTTCGACCACGTCTACGTCAGCGCCGAGATGTACGACCTCAAGCCGAACGCCTCGATCTACCGCACCGTCCTCGACGAGCTCGGCATCGAGCCGTCCGCCATGGTCTTCATCGACAACAAGGCCGAGAACATCGAGGGGGCGCAGGAGCTCGGCATCACCGGCCACGTGTTCACGTCGCCGGCCGGGCTCGAGTCGTTCCTCCGGGGTCTCGCGGCTCCTGCGCCCTCGGTCTGA
- a CDS encoding ADP-dependent NAD(P)H-hydrate dehydratase: MTETYTPFGPADAARWIAVPKVDDDKYSRGVLGVVTGSDQYPGAAVLGVEAALHTGVGMLRYLGPSRAADFVLHRRPEAVTSPGRVQAWLLGSGIDPATLDGVTANRFAEAAESGVPLVLDAGALSLREQTSAPVVVTPHFRELARATGKTVDEIASDPARAAAEVAEQWGATVLLKGHHTFVAGPDGSRFVASSAPSWLATAGAGDALGGILGALVATHADQVAQDPAALPALAATAAVVHGLAASRASGGGPLTVLGLVAAVPGCIAELVAGAGSVSA; encoded by the coding sequence ATGACCGAGACGTACACCCCCTTCGGGCCCGCCGACGCCGCGCGCTGGATCGCCGTTCCGAAGGTCGACGACGACAAGTACAGCCGCGGCGTGCTGGGGGTCGTCACGGGGTCCGATCAGTACCCGGGCGCGGCCGTCCTCGGAGTCGAGGCGGCCCTGCACACCGGCGTCGGCATGCTGCGCTACCTCGGGCCCTCGCGCGCCGCCGACTTCGTCCTCCACCGGCGACCGGAGGCCGTGACAAGCCCTGGGCGCGTGCAGGCCTGGCTGCTCGGCTCGGGCATCGACCCGGCGACGCTCGACGGCGTGACCGCGAACCGGTTTGCCGAGGCGGCGGAGTCGGGTGTGCCGCTGGTGCTCGACGCCGGTGCCCTCTCGCTGCGCGAGCAGACAAGTGCGCCGGTCGTCGTGACGCCGCACTTCCGCGAGCTGGCACGAGCCACGGGGAAGACCGTGGACGAGATCGCCTCGGATCCTGCGCGCGCCGCGGCCGAGGTCGCCGAGCAGTGGGGCGCGACCGTGCTGCTCAAGGGGCATCACACTTTCGTGGCGGGGCCGGACGGCAGCCGCTTCGTGGCCTCGAGCGCTCCCTCGTGGCTCGCCACCGCCGGCGCCGGTGACGCGCTCGGCGGGATCCTCGGCGCCCTCGTCGCCACGCACGCCGATCAGGTGGCGCAGGATCCGGCGGCCCTGCCGGCCCTCGCCGCCACGGCCGCCGTCGTCCACGGCCTGGCGGCCTCCCGGGCGTCCGGCGGTGGGCCTCTCACGGTGCTCGGCCTCGTCGCGGCCGTGCCGGGCTGCATCGCCGAACTCGTGGCCGGGGCCGGTAGCGTGTCAGCGTGA
- a CDS encoding glycosyltransferase 87 family protein has product MTTAPGRAQPAPRSPIALFWAAFVGVHLCLWVLEGVAPHTPLNDVSQVYYDWVDAGLHGSGWVGVTLDWVYPSAALLPMLAAAGLGLAHYTTTWLALVTLLDAAAIAFVTRGGTSRREVGYWWLAFLLLLGPIALGRLDSVSVPLAIVGLLYAVRRPVVAGVLVGLATWIKVWPAALALALLVAVGRRIRVAIGLVGVSLATVLAVLLLGGSTSVVLSFVGQQTGRALQIEAPVTTWWLWQEALHVPGTTTAFDWLLLTYQVSGPGAVAAARAMTPIMGVAMLGVAVLGVRAVRGGARPVHVLAPLALAFTAAFIVTNKVGSPQYQTWIAAPVILGLLLARRGGGSFVVPARLALVIAALTQVIYPWAYDPLVAGQLWIVAVITVRNALVVALLGFAVVRLWHVGAPAIDRVAVPTGARHEADEPVTG; this is encoded by the coding sequence GTGACGACAGCCCCGGGCCGAGCCCAGCCCGCGCCCCGGAGCCCGATCGCCCTGTTCTGGGCGGCCTTCGTCGGGGTGCACCTGTGTCTCTGGGTGCTCGAGGGCGTCGCACCGCACACGCCGCTGAACGACGTGAGCCAGGTCTACTACGACTGGGTCGACGCCGGCCTCCACGGGTCGGGATGGGTCGGCGTGACGCTCGACTGGGTCTACCCCTCGGCGGCGCTCCTGCCCATGCTTGCCGCGGCCGGGCTCGGTCTCGCCCACTACACGACGACATGGCTGGCACTGGTCACCCTCCTCGACGCGGCGGCGATCGCGTTCGTCACCCGGGGCGGCACGTCTCGTCGCGAGGTGGGCTACTGGTGGCTGGCCTTCCTGCTGCTCCTGGGGCCCATCGCCCTGGGTCGTCTCGACTCGGTGAGCGTGCCGCTGGCGATCGTCGGCCTGCTCTACGCCGTTCGCCGCCCCGTCGTCGCCGGGGTGCTCGTCGGCCTGGCCACCTGGATCAAGGTCTGGCCCGCCGCCCTCGCACTGGCCCTCCTCGTCGCGGTGGGTCGCAGGATCCGCGTGGCGATCGGCCTCGTCGGCGTCAGCCTCGCGACCGTGCTCGCCGTCCTCCTTCTCGGCGGCTCGACCTCGGTGGTCCTGTCGTTCGTCGGCCAGCAGACCGGCCGCGCCCTGCAGATCGAGGCGCCCGTGACGACCTGGTGGCTGTGGCAGGAGGCCCTGCACGTGCCGGGCACGACGACCGCGTTCGACTGGCTGCTGCTCACGTACCAGGTCAGTGGCCCGGGGGCTGTGGCTGCGGCGCGCGCCATGACGCCGATCATGGGCGTGGCGATGCTGGGGGTCGCGGTGCTCGGCGTCCGCGCCGTCCGTGGCGGCGCACGGCCGGTGCACGTGCTGGCGCCGCTCGCCCTGGCCTTCACCGCGGCGTTCATCGTGACGAACAAGGTCGGCTCGCCGCAGTACCAGACCTGGATCGCGGCGCCGGTCATCCTCGGGCTCCTGCTGGCCCGCCGGGGTGGCGGGTCGTTCGTCGTCCCCGCCCGCCTGGCGCTCGTGATCGCGGCCCTGACCCAGGTGATCTACCCGTGGGCCTACGACCCCCTCGTGGCCGGTCAGCTCTGGATCGTCGCCGTCATCACCGTCCGGAACGCCCTCGTCGTCGCCCTCCTCGGCTTCGCGGTCGTGCGTCTGTGGCACGTCGGCGCGCCCGCGATCGACCGCGTCGCCGTACCGACCGGCGCGCGGCACGAGGCCGACGAGCCCGTGAC